One Paraburkholderia kururiensis DNA window includes the following coding sequences:
- a CDS encoding class IV adenylate cyclase has translation MARNIEIKARARDFEQLRERAAQLTPESPLIFRQQDFFYDVPRGRLKLRQFDDGTPAELIFYQRDDRDGPKASYYTRSPVTNPEAMHALLATALTTRGIVTKERHVYLVGRTRIHLDRVDGLGDFVELEVVLGPDDDEEGGEAEAHAVFAKLGVPEADLVAVAYVDLLNAADDKPELGEPLIVA, from the coding sequence ATGGCACGCAACATCGAGATCAAAGCCCGCGCCCGTGACTTCGAACAGCTGCGCGAGCGCGCCGCGCAATTGACGCCCGAGTCACCGCTGATTTTCCGGCAGCAGGACTTCTTCTACGACGTCCCGCGCGGTCGTCTCAAGCTGCGCCAGTTCGACGACGGCACGCCCGCGGAGCTGATCTTCTATCAGCGCGACGATCGCGACGGCCCGAAGGCTTCGTACTACACGCGCAGCCCCGTCACCAATCCCGAGGCCATGCATGCGCTGCTCGCAACGGCACTCACGACGCGCGGCATCGTGACGAAAGAACGCCATGTTTATCTGGTGGGACGCACGCGCATTCACCTCGACCGCGTGGACGGGCTCGGCGATTTTGTGGAACTGGAAGTGGTGCTGGGACCGGACGACGACGAGGAAGGCGGCGAAGCGGAAGCGCACGCCGTGTTCGCGAAGCTCGGCGTGCCGGAAGCGGATCTCGTGGCTGTCGCTTACGTCGATCTGCTCAATGCGGCCGACGACAAACCCGAGCTGGGCGAGCCGCTCATCGTCGCCTGA